A DNA window from candidate division WOR-3 bacterium contains the following coding sequences:
- a CDS encoding ATP-binding cassette domain-containing protein codes for MENTLILELKNIKKKFKDDEILKGINLTLKEKEILAITGPDGSGKSVLLKIIAGLLKPDEGEIIFLGNDLLKEREKFKDKICYSSESFSLYPDLTVEETMYFFGEIYEDKKRIEERIQKILELTELKEKKKNKVKELSGGMQKKLSLATLLIYRPKLLLLDEPTRGIDPVSRSKLWNLFHKLKENGISIIITTPYILETKRADRFFLLKEGYLQEDLEEEEFEKKNFYILNKKEKIIRVKNLTKKFGNFIAVKNLSFEIERGEIFALLGPNGAGKTTTLKMLLGIINPTEGEIEIFGEKLSEENIRKIRKNIGYLSQKFSLYPDLTLYQNLKFYSGLYEVQKEKERIEELIELLKIGNWRNNLASELPLGVKQRLSLACAIINSPPLLFLDEPTSGMGLETRKEFWEILSNLKEKETTMILTTHYMDEAEYCDRILLIDKGENKALDLPFNLKKKFLEEYKIYEIKVEKVLEFENLIEKEEEVIFTRTKNGFKIFSRKEEKILEIVKKIEESGIKIINFEKSEPDLEEVFYAKVLS; via the coding sequence ATGGAAAATACTTTAATCCTCGAATTAAAAAACATCAAAAAAAAATTCAAAGATGATGAAATTTTAAAAGGAATAAATCTTACATTAAAAGAGAAAGAAATTCTTGCAATTACAGGACCTGATGGATCTGGAAAAAGTGTTTTATTAAAAATTATTGCAGGACTTTTGAAACCTGATGAGGGAGAAATAATTTTTTTAGGAAATGATTTATTAAAAGAAAGAGAAAAATTCAAGGATAAAATATGTTACTCCTCAGAAAGTTTTTCCCTTTATCCAGACCTCACTGTAGAAGAAACAATGTATTTTTTTGGAGAAATATATGAAGATAAAAAAAGAATAGAAGAAAGAATTCAGAAAATTCTTGAATTAACTGAATTAAAGGAAAAAAAGAAAAACAAAGTGAAAGAACTTTCAGGAGGTATGCAGAAAAAACTTTCCCTTGCTACTTTACTTATATATAGACCAAAGCTTTTATTACTTGATGAACCAACAAGAGGAATTGATCCGGTTTCAAGATCAAAATTATGGAACCTTTTTCATAAATTGAAAGAAAATGGAATATCAATAATAATAACAACCCCGTATATTCTTGAAACAAAAAGAGCAGATAGATTTTTTTTACTCAAAGAGGGTTATCTGCAGGAAGATTTAGAAGAGGAAGAATTTGAAAAGAAAAACTTTTATATTCTAAATAAAAAGGAAAAAATTATAAGGGTAAAAAACCTAACAAAAAAATTTGGAAATTTTATTGCTGTTAAAAATTTAAGTTTTGAAATAGAAAGAGGGGAAATTTTTGCCCTTTTAGGTCCAAATGGAGCTGGGAAAACAACCACTCTTAAAATGCTCCTCGGGATTATTAATCCAACAGAAGGTGAAATTGAAATTTTCGGAGAAAAATTGAGTGAGGAAAATATAAGAAAAATAAGAAAAAATATAGGTTACCTATCCCAGAAGTTTTCTCTTTATCCTGATTTAACCCTTTATCAGAATTTAAAATTTTATTCGGGGTTATATGAAGTTCAAAAGGAAAAAGAAAGAATAGAAGAACTAATTGAACTTCTTAAAATAGGTAATTGGAGGAATAATTTAGCAAGTGAATTGCCTTTAGGAGTAAAACAGAGATTATCCCTTGCTTGCGCTATAATAAACAGTCCGCCTTTACTTTTTCTTGATGAGCCCACTTCTGGAATGGGTCTTGAGACAAGAAAAGAATTCTGGGAAATTTTAAGTAATTTAAAGGAGAAAGAGACTACGATGATATTAACTACTCATTATATGGATGAGGCTGAATACTGTGATAGAATTTTACTTATTGATAAAGGAGAAAATAAAGCCCTTGACTTGCCTTTCAATTTAAAGAAAAAATTTCTTGAGGAGTATAAAATTTACGAGATAAAAGTAGAAAAGGTTTTGGAATTTGAAAATTTAATAGAAAAGGAGGAAGAAGTTATCTTCACAAGGACAAAAAATGGATTTAAAATTTTTTCAAGAAAAGAAGAGAAAATTTTAGAAATAGTAAAAAAAATAGAAGAAAGCGGAATAAAAATTATAAATTTTGAAAAAAGTGAACCGGATCTTGAAGAAGTTTTCTATGCAAAAGTGTTGAGTTAA
- a CDS encoding efflux RND transporter periplasmic adaptor subunit, translating to MKKKPIILIFLIIIVTTAYILFPKGKINYSSGRVEATEIELSTKYAGKVLKIYKREGEKVEKGEILLEIDARELKVLKEEINDKLNALQFEKKSFEIEIENLKEDLEKTKKLMEIGALSEREYEKMKTKYNSLLYKIKSVEENIESIKKNLERLSIQEEEYIIKSPVKGIIIEKNIEVGELTKPGFPLFRIANLDTLFVYAYLPQKELYDLNLSKTVKIIPHTDKKIEFTGKVVWISEEAEFTPKNVITPDEKALLVFKFKIKVINRDNLLKPGMTVSVYYK from the coding sequence ATGAAAAAGAAACCTATTATTTTAATTTTCTTAATAATAATAGTAACAACAGCATATATTTTATTTCCTAAAGGTAAAATAAATTATTCATCAGGAAGAGTAGAGGCAACTGAAATTGAACTTTCAACAAAATATGCAGGAAAAGTTTTAAAAATATATAAAAGAGAAGGAGAAAAGGTAGAAAAAGGTGAAATTCTTCTTGAGATTGATGCGAGAGAACTAAAAGTTTTAAAAGAAGAAATAAATGATAAACTGAATGCTTTACAATTTGAAAAAAAATCTTTTGAAATTGAAATTGAAAACTTAAAGGAAGACTTAGAAAAAACCAAAAAACTTATGGAAATAGGGGCACTTTCAGAAAGAGAATATGAAAAAATGAAAACAAAGTATAACTCACTTTTGTATAAAATTAAATCAGTAGAAGAGAATATTGAATCAATCAAAAAAAACCTGGAAAGGCTATCTATTCAAGAAGAAGAGTATATAATAAAGTCACCTGTTAAGGGAATAATAATAGAAAAAAATATTGAAGTTGGTGAATTAACAAAACCTGGCTTTCCCCTTTTCAGAATTGCAAATCTTGATACTCTTTTTGTTTATGCTTATTTACCCCAAAAAGAATTATATGATTTAAACTTGTCAAAAACTGTAAAGATTATACCCCATACAGATAAAAAAATAGAGTTTACTGGTAAAGTTGTGTGGATTTCAGAAGAAGCAGAATTTACTCCTAAAAATGTTATAACACCTGATGAAAAAGCTTTACTTGTTTTCAAGTTTAAGATTAAAGTTATTAATAGAGATAACCTTCTAAAACCAGGAATGACTGTTTCTGTCTATTATAAATAA
- the sppA gene encoding signal peptide peptidase SppA, giving the protein MIKLLIISYFFYHFSPSLSTRSKSILNNPAGLSFEKGTEFFYSLKEERFSYFEREKFYHLFGMSMENFGFSFALLDKNKIYKMGTGIPLSEKLSFGISYTFGDIEKYYTLGLMARPFSFLSLGAKGDFFKSENEYLMGFALKPLTDRLTFSADMKIKGDSIYSYFFSFSMEPVSGLIFNSKIETSSKFYKEGTRYFFGLELSFGQGLLSYSMDKEDEIRNYTFLTSKEFYPKFFSYKNRWLYIRLKDEYSEEREEIGFLRLKLKPSFYDLLKTFERVYQDKEIEGIIIHFENPYFSSAQAEELRRLIKKISEKKHTVAYGENLDERNYYIASACDKIIIPNEGSIILTGPYVEKIYLKKFFEKIGIKAQIERIAEYKSAAEPLIRENISKEDSLQSYHFIRRILEKEVKEISESRNIKEDTLLKLMENESYFNSEDALKYSLIDTFAFENELEDIIKKWFNKKKIKKISEKTLSEEKYLKREFVDTRPKIALLTLEGSIIEGESGKNPLPFIGGKMLGSKTVQEILSKIEKDKSIKALVIRVNSPGGSALASEIIWNAIKRVKSKKPVVVSMGGLAASGGYYISCPAHYIFANYTTLTGSIGILGGKLVFGDMFEKIGITSSRVKTLKHSDAFSILRPWEEEELEKFRKELEWGYRNFLKRVSISRNLSESYVDSIGRGRIWSGYDAKNVRIVDEIGGIFEAIEKAKELAKIKGDVKILIFPEKKFLKSFYLSEITFKSPLNYLLNNEYIYYETIKLK; this is encoded by the coding sequence ATGATTAAGTTATTAATAATCTCATATTTTTTTTATCACTTTTCTCCTTCCCTTTCTACAAGAAGTAAATCAATTTTAAATAATCCTGCTGGACTTTCCTTTGAAAAAGGAACAGAATTTTTCTATAGCTTAAAGGAAGAAAGATTCTCCTATTTTGAAAGAGAAAAATTTTACCACTTGTTTGGAATGAGTATGGAGAATTTTGGCTTTTCTTTTGCACTTCTGGATAAAAATAAGATATATAAAATGGGGACAGGAATACCTCTCAGTGAAAAATTATCCTTTGGAATCTCTTATACCTTTGGAGACATTGAAAAATACTATACTTTGGGACTTATGGCAAGACCTTTTTCTTTTTTATCTCTCGGCGCAAAAGGTGATTTCTTTAAAAGTGAAAATGAATATTTAATGGGATTTGCTTTAAAACCCTTAACAGATAGATTAACTTTTTCAGCTGATATGAAAATAAAAGGTGATAGCATTTATTCTTACTTTTTTTCCTTTTCAATGGAACCTGTTTCTGGTTTAATTTTTAACTCAAAGATAGAAACATCATCTAAATTTTATAAAGAGGGCACAAGATACTTTTTTGGTTTAGAACTATCCTTTGGTCAGGGATTACTCTCCTATTCAATGGATAAAGAAGACGAAATAAGGAATTATACATTTTTAACTTCAAAGGAATTTTATCCCAAATTCTTTTCTTATAAAAATAGATGGCTGTATATAAGATTAAAAGATGAATATTCAGAGGAAAGGGAAGAGATTGGATTTTTAAGATTAAAATTAAAACCTTCCTTTTATGACCTTTTAAAAACTTTTGAAAGGGTATACCAAGATAAGGAAATTGAAGGAATTATTATACATTTTGAAAATCCTTACTTTTCATCTGCACAGGCTGAAGAATTAAGAAGATTGATTAAAAAAATTTCAGAAAAAAAACATACAGTTGCCTATGGAGAAAATCTTGATGAAAGGAATTATTACATTGCAAGTGCCTGTGATAAGATTATTATCCCCAATGAAGGTTCAATAATACTTACAGGTCCATATGTTGAAAAAATTTACTTAAAAAAATTTTTTGAAAAAATAGGGATTAAGGCACAGATTGAAAGGATAGCTGAGTATAAATCAGCAGCAGAACCTCTAATAAGGGAAAATATAAGTAAAGAGGACAGCTTACAGAGTTATCATTTTATAAGGAGAATACTTGAAAAAGAAGTTAAGGAAATAAGTGAATCAAGAAATATTAAAGAAGATACTTTATTAAAACTTATGGAAAATGAATCTTATTTTAACTCAGAGGATGCCTTGAAGTATTCTCTTATAGATACATTTGCCTTTGAAAATGAACTTGAAGATATTATAAAAAAATGGTTCAATAAAAAGAAAATTAAAAAAATTTCTGAAAAAACTTTAAGTGAAGAAAAATATTTAAAGAGAGAATTTGTTGATACAAGACCCAAAATAGCCCTTTTAACTCTTGAAGGTTCAATTATTGAAGGTGAAAGTGGAAAAAATCCTCTTCCTTTTATTGGTGGTAAAATGCTTGGCTCAAAAACGGTTCAGGAGATCCTTTCAAAAATAGAAAAAGATAAAAGTATCAAAGCACTTGTAATAAGAGTAAATTCACCTGGTGGTTCAGCCCTTGCTTCAGAAATAATATGGAATGCAATTAAAAGGGTAAAAAGTAAAAAACCTGTAGTTGTGTCAATGGGGGGGCTTGCAGCTTCAGGTGGATATTATATCTCCTGTCCAGCTCACTATATTTTTGCCAACTATACAACACTCACAGGTTCAATAGGTATTCTGGGTGGTAAACTTGTCTTTGGTGATATGTTTGAAAAAATTGGAATAACAAGTAGCAGGGTAAAAACCTTAAAACATTCTGATGCTTTTTCCATTTTAAGACCATGGGAGGAGGAAGAACTTGAAAAATTTAGAAAAGAACTGGAATGGGGATATAGAAACTTTTTAAAGAGAGTTTCAATTTCAAGAAATCTTAGCGAATCATATGTAGATTCCATTGGAAGAGGAAGGATATGGTCAGGCTATGATGCAAAAAATGTTAGAATTGTTGATGAGATAGGTGGAATTTTTGAGGCAATTGAAAAAGCTAAAGAACTCGCAAAAATAAAAGGTGATGTTAAAATTTTAATTTTTCCAGAAAAAAAATTCTTAAAAAGTTTTTATCTTTCAGAAATAACCTTTAAATCTCCTTTGAATTATTTACTAAACAATGAGTATATTTATTATGAGACTATTAAATTGAAATAA
- the dapA gene encoding 4-hydroxy-tetrahydrodipicolinate synthase, protein MNDKIKGEICAIVTPFKRDKIDLDSFGKLLDLHMERETDGIVILGTTGESPTVDKEERKELLNFAKEKIKNKMKLIAGVGTNDGKKTLLYSEMALDIGINYHLVVIPYYNKPTQSNLIDYFVFLAKNTGAKIIIYNVPGRTGVNILPETILKIYEKVPENIAGIKEASKNLDQMMDLAKLFKGKISLLSGDDSWTFPLLSLGYEGIISVYSNINPGYLKKMINLFEKGNIEEARKMHFDALPLMNALFIETNPLPVKTLLSYLGWIEEEFRFPLGKMGEENKKKLIDIASKYNLPKANF, encoded by the coding sequence ATGAATGATAAAATAAAAGGAGAAATATGTGCAATTGTTACACCCTTTAAAAGGGATAAAATTGACCTTGATTCTTTCGGAAAACTGTTAGATTTACATATGGAAAGAGAAACTGATGGAATAGTTATTCTTGGAACAACAGGTGAATCCCCAACAGTAGATAAAGAAGAAAGAAAGGAACTTTTAAATTTTGCTAAGGAAAAAATAAAAAATAAAATGAAATTAATAGCAGGTGTTGGGACAAATGATGGAAAGAAAACACTTCTTTATTCTGAAATGGCTCTTGATATTGGTATTAATTATCATCTTGTTGTAATTCCCTATTATAACAAACCCACTCAGAGTAACCTTATTGATTACTTTGTTTTTCTTGCAAAAAATACAGGTGCGAAGATCATAATTTACAATGTTCCTGGAAGGACAGGTGTAAATATTTTACCTGAAACTATTTTAAAAATTTATGAAAAGGTTCCTGAAAATATTGCAGGAATTAAAGAGGCATCAAAGAATCTTGATCAGATGATGGATCTCGCTAAATTATTTAAGGGTAAAATCTCTCTTCTTTCAGGAGATGATTCCTGGACTTTTCCACTTTTATCCCTTGGTTATGAGGGAATTATTTCTGTTTATTCAAATATTAATCCAGGTTATTTAAAAAAGATGATCAATCTTTTTGAAAAGGGTAATATAGAGGAGGCAAGAAAGATGCATTTTGATGCTTTACCTTTGATGAATGCTTTATTTATTGAAACAAATCCCTTACCTGTTAAAACTTTACTTTCATATCTTGGCTGGATTGAGGAGGAATTTAGATTTCCTCTTGGAAAAATGGGTGAAGAAAATAAAAAGAAGTTAATTGATATTGCAAGTAA